CGTGGGTCTCTCGGTTGAACGCGGGCGCTTTGACGTCATCCGGGATCATTGCAGTTTCGGCCCCATCGTCCCCGAGGTAGCTATCACAGAGCTCGCCGATCGGGACAAACTCGACCTCGCCATCACGTTTGACGAGCAGGCACTGACCACGTGTCAGGGACTGCTCTCGCTTGTGGAACCGGCTGCCGTACAGCAGCTTCCCGAAGACTTTCGGGAGCTGTTCTTTGGTAATACCGGGCCCGTTGTCCTCGACGATCAGCGTGTAGTAGTCACCGGCTTCCTGAATTTCGACGTAGATGTCGGGGAGAATTCCAGCTTCCTCGGCGGCGTCGAGCGAGTTGTCGACCGCCTCCTTGACAGCGGTAACGAGCCCGCGAGCGCCGCTGTCGAAGCCGAGCATGTGCTTGTTCTTCTCGAAGAACTCGGCAATCGAGATTGCCCGCTGGCTTTCGGCCAGCTCCTCGGCGATGCCCTCGTCCTCGCCGAGCGTCTGTTGAAACGAAGTCATTACGGGACGGTTAGCAGTGGGGACAATAAAACCCATTCGTTGGCGGAGTGAAAGTGAAACTGTCCGGGCCGGTTCGCTCGCCCGAATTCAGTTTGGGCCAGAAGGTAACCCCATCATAAATGGGTTGTGGCCGAGCGCGCTCGCGCGCGTACGTGAACTTTATCACCCCCGAAAGACTAGACGGTAACAGATTTTAATGTCCGAGGAAACGGAGTACGGCGCTGGACAGATACAGGTCCTCGAAGGACTCCAGGCTGTCCAAAAGCGCCCTGCGATGTATATCGGTTCTACAGACTCTCGGGGGTTGCACCATCTCGTCTACGAGGTGGTCGACAACTCCATCGATGAGGCACTGGCCGGGCACTGTGATTCGATCACGGTGACGATCCACGACGATGACTCGGTCTCGATCAGCGACGACGGGCGCGGAATCCCCGTCGATACCCACGAGAAACACGACCGACCCGCTCTGGAGGTCATCATGACCGTCCTCCACGCCGGTGGGAAGTTCGACAACAAGTCCTACCAGGTCTCGGGTGGACTCCACGGCGTCGGCGTCAGCGTCGTCAACGCGCTCTCGAAATGGCTCGAAGTCGAGGTACGTCGGGACGGTGCCGTCTGGAAGCAGCGCTTTGACCACGGCGAACCCGAATACGGCGTCGAGCGGGTTCGTGATCTCGAACCGGACGAAGAAACGGGGACGGAGATCCGCTTCTGGCCCGACGACGAGATTTTCGAGACCGGCGAGTTCGAGTACTCGACGCTGGCCAACCGGCTCCGGGAGCTGGCCTTTCTCAACTCCGGTGTCGAGATCAGCCTGCAGGACGACCGCGACGGCGAGGAAGACACCTTCCGCTACGAGGGCGGGATCAAAGAGTTCGTCGAGTACCTCAACGAGACGAAAACGCGGCTCCACGAGGAGGTCATCTACTTCGAGGCCGAGGAAGACGATATCCAGGTCGAGGTCGCCATGCAGGCGACCGACGAGCTACAGGGATCGATTCATGCCTTCGCCAACAACATCAACACGCGCGAGGGCGGGACGCATCTGACCGGCTTCAAGACCGCCCTAACCCGCGTCGTCAACGACTACGCCAAGTCGAACGACCTTCTCAAAGACCTCGACGAGAACCTCAAGGGAGAGGACATCCGCGAGGGGCTGACCGCGGTCGTCTCGATCAAACACCCCGACCCGCAGTTCGAGGGCCAGACGAAGACGAAACTCGGCAACAGCGAAGTACGGGGCATCGTCGAGGGGACGATGCACGACGGGCTCGGCACGTTCTTCGAGGAGAATCCGGATATCGCGACCGCAGTCGTCTCGAAGGCGGTCGAAGCGGCCAAGGCACGGAAAGCCGCCAAAAAAGCAGAGGAACTGACACGCCGGAAGAGCGCACTCGACTCGACCGCGCTTCCGGGGAAACTCGCCGACTGCCAGACACGTGATCCGAGCGAGTCCGAACTGTTCATTGTGGAAGGCGACAGCGCCGGAGGTTGCTTTACCGGAGACACGGAAGTCGCACTCGCCTCAGGACGGTCCATTTCGTTCGAGCAACTCGTCGAGGAGTACGAGAACGGCCAACGCCACTACTGCTACACGGTGGAAGACGACGGGACGATCGGTATCGGCCGGGTCGAACATCCACGTATTACGAAAGAGGACGCCGAACTGGTCGAAGTGACGCTGGACAACGGAGAGTCAATCCGCTGCACACCAGACCACGAGTTCATGCTCAGGGATGGCAGCTACTGCGAGGCTGCCGAACTTGATGCGGGTCAGTCTCTGATGCCGCTGTACCGAAAGACATCCGATACCGCCGAGGAGAACATCACTATCGACGGTTACGAGATGGTCAAACAGCCCGCTATGCGGGGTTTCTGGGAGTTCACCCACTTGCTCGCTGATCGGTACAATCTTGAAAACGGCACGTACAGCCCGGATGATGGAGACCACAAACATCACGTCGATTTCGACAAACGAAATAACCGCCCCGACAACATCGAACGTCTCCCTCGTGACGAGCATATAGAGCTTCACCGAGAACACGCGGCGGAGACGCTTCACACGGACGAAGTGTGGGAGAAGCTTCGGGAATTACGACAATCCGAGGAGTTCCGTGAGATGATGAGCGAGCGGATGCAACGAGACGAAACTGTCGAGATCTTACGCGAACAGGCCAAAAAACAGTGGGAAGACGACGAGTACAAGGCCTATATGATGGACGCGTGGCAAGAGTACTACGAAAATAACCCTGGCTACAGAGAGCGGGTCCGCCAACGTCTCACAGAGGAAGCACAAAAGTACTGGTCGGACGAGCAAAACCGAAAGGAACAGTCCGAGCGTGTTGAAAAGTACTACGAGAACAACCCAGGGGCAGTAAAAAAGCGGCGAAAAGAAGCACTTGAGCAGTGGAACGATGAAGAACTGCTGGAGTGGCGAAGTAAGAAGACGGAGGAGCAGTGGACCGAGGAGTTCCGAGAGGAACGGATGGAGGCGTACAACGAAACCTATTACGAGAACACCATCCCGTTCATGAAGGAGGTCCTCGAAACCAGTGGGTCTCTCGAAAACTACGACGAGTTGCGACGGGAGGAGGACGATCCCAACCTCCTGACCAAAGCGACGACTATCGAGAAGTTCTTCGAGGACGAGTCAGCAATGATAGAGGCTGTTGAATCCCACAATCACACCGTCCATTCCGTGGAACGACTCGACCGGACAGAGGATGTCTACGATATCGAAGTACCCGGAACCCACAACTTCGCTCTCGAATCGGGGGTGTTCGTGCACAACAGCGCCAAACAGGGCCGCAATCCCGAGTTCCAGGCAATCCTGCCGCTCGGCGGGAAGATCCTGAACGTCGAGAAACACCGTCTCGATCGGATCCTCGAAAACGACGAGATCCGGAACATGATCACCGCCATCGGGGCAGGGATCGGCGACGAGTTCGACATCGAGGAATCGCGCTACGAGAAAATCGTACTGATGGTCGACGCCGACGTCGATGGGGCCCACATCCGGACGCTCCTGTTGACGCTGTTCTATCGACACCTGAAACCACTACTCGAAGCGGGCTACGTGTACGCCGCACAACCGCCGCTCTACCGGATCCGGTACAACGGCAACACCTACGACGCGATGACAGAGGCCGAGCGCGAGGAGATCGTCGAAGAAAAGTGTAACGGGAACCCAACCCAGGTCCAGCGATTCAAGGGGCTTGGCGAAATGAATCCCAAACAGCTCTGGGCGACGACGATGAACCCGGAGAACCGTGTTCTCAAGCAGATCAACATCGAGGACGCTGCCGCTGCGGACAAGATGTTCTCGGTGCTGATGGGCGATGCCGTCGAACCGCGCAAGGAGTTCATCAAGGAACACGCGCCGGAAGCCGAATGGGTTGACATCTAATGGAGGTTTTAGTATGAGTTCAGACGTACCCGATCCGACGGACGTCGACGCCGCGCGCGTCGAGCACGTCCGCGTCGAAGACGAGATGGAGCAAAGTTACATCGACTACGCGATGAGCGTCATCGCGGGCCGCGCCCTGCCGGATGTCCGGGACGGGCTCAAACCCGTTCATCGACGGATTCTCTACGCGATGAACGAGATGGGTGTGACGAGTCGATCGTCCCACCGCAAGTCATCCTCGGTCGTCGGTGAGACGATGGGTGATTACCACCCTCACGGCGACAAGGCGATCTACGATACGCTGGTGCGGCTCTCACAGGACTTCTCGATGCGCCATCCCCTCGTCGATGGGCAGGGGAACTTCGGTTCTATGGACGGCGACCCCGCGGCTGCGATGCGCTATACGGAGGCCCGGATGGGGCCGCTCGCCGAGGAGTTGCTGGAGGATATCGACAGGGATACAGTCGACTTTCAGGCAAATTACGATGACCGACTGACCGAGCCGGAGGTCCTGCCCTCGGCGTTCCCGAACCTGCTCGTTAACGGCTCCTCGGGGATTGCGGTCGGGATGAGCACGAACATCCCGCCACACAACCTCGGCGAGGTGATCGACGCGACAGTCGAGTTGATCGACAACCCCGATGTCGGAATCGACGGACTGATGGACCACATCAAGGGTCCCGACTTCCCGACGGGCGCGAATATCGTCGGGCGGGACGCCATCTACTCGGCGTACTCGACCGGCCGCGGACGGATCCGCGTGCGTGCAGAGATGGAACTCGAAGAGACCGAGACCGGCCGCGACCGGATTGTCGTTACCGAGATCCCCTTCCAGGAGAACAAGGCACGGATGGTCGAGCGGATCGCAGAGGACATCAACGAGGGCAAGATCGAGGGCGTCAGCGATCTGCGCGACGAGTCCGACCGAAACGGTGTTCGCGTCGTCATCGAGTGCAAGCGCGGAGCGAACGTCGAGCTGGTGAAAAACCAGCTACTGGAGAGCCACCTCGAACGGACCTTCGGCGTGATCAACCTCGCGCTGGTCGACGGCCAGCCGCGGGTTCTGACGCTCAAGGAGACGCTCGAAGAGTACGTCGAGCACCGAAAGGAGGTCGTCAGACGCCGCAGCGAGTACGACCTCGCCGAAGCGGAGGACCGGGCTCACATCCTCGAAGGCCGTCTGCACGCGCTCGAACACGTCGATGACGTCGTCGAGGCGATTCAGGATTCAGAGGACCGCGACGCCGCGAAAACGCGCCTGCGCGAGGACTTCGAGTTCTCCGAGGAGCAAGCAGAACACGTCGTCAGGATGCAACTCGGGAGCCTGACCTCGCTCGAAAGCGAGGAGATCGAACAGGAGTACAAGAGCGTTCAGGCGACGATCGAACGACTTGAGACGATTCTCGGTGACGAGAGCGAACTGCTCTCCGTCATCAAAGAGGAGCTGCTGGAGATCAAAGACGAGTACGCCAACGACCGACGGACGAAGATCATCGAGGACGTCGGGACGGTCACCCACGAGGATCTCATCGCCGAGGAGGAGGTCGTCGTCGTCATCACCGAAGACGACTACGTCAAGCGGATGCCCGCCGCAAACTTCGACCCGCAGGGTCGCGGCGGGAAGGGGATCATCGGTGCGGACGTCAAGGCCGAGGATCGGGTCTCGAAGGTGTTCCGCGCGAATACCCACGACTATCTCCTGTGTTTCACCAATCACGGACAGGTCTACCAGCTCAAGACCTACGAGATCCCCGAGATGGGCCGGACGGCCCGCGGCAAGTCCGCGATCAACCTGATCAATCTGGACGACGGCGAGGAGATCACCGCCGTCGTTGCGACCGACGAGTTCGAGTCCGACGAGTGCGTCACGATGGCGACCCGGGACGGCTACGTGAAACGCACCGCGGCAACCGAGTTCGAGAACGTCCTCTCGACGGGGATTATCGCGGCAAACCTCGAAGACGGCGACGAACTCGTCGATGTCGCGGTTACCGACGACTCGAAGGATATCGTGCTCGCCACGGAAGGTGGGATGACGATCCGGTTCGACGTGAGCGACGTCCGACAGATGGGACGGAACACTCGCGGCGTCGGTGGCATCAAGCTACAGGATGGCGATCGGGTCGCCGGAATGGTCGCGACCGACGAGGACGACGAGAACGCATTGCTGACTGTGACCCAGAATGGCTACGGCAAACGAACGCCACTCTCCGAGTATCGCTGCCAGTCCCGGTACGGAAAGGGACTGATCGATATCAAGACGGGCGAGCGAAACGGTCCGGTGACGACCGTCAAGTCCGTCAGCGAGGACGATCACCTCGCCCTGATGAGCGAACGCGGCCAGATCATGCGGATCCCGGCGGCCGACATATCGGAAGTCGGCCGGAACACGATGGGCGTGACCGTGATGGACGTTGACGAGGGCGATGCCGTCGCGAGCGTCGACGTGCTCCCCGCGGCCGACAATCAGTAGATTCGCTTGCCGAGCGCACTCGTCACCAGTTCGGTGGCAAGTTCCGCAGTCTCGTTTTGCTCGTCCAGAATCGGGTTCGCTTCGACGACTTCGATCGAGCGTAGCGACGCATCGTCCTGTTCTGCGACCTGTTCCATTGCAGCGTGTGCCTCTCTGTATGTCGCCCCGCCACGCACGGGTGTCCCGACACCGGGGGCAATCTGCGGATCGAGCCAGTCCATGTCGAGGCTGACGTGAAAGCCGTCGACGCCATCGGTTGCAGTCGCCAGTGCGTCGGCGACGACATCGGTCAGCCCACGCGTGTCGATCTCCGACATCGTGAACACGGTGATATCGCTTTCACGGAGCTGCTCGCGCTCGTGCTCGTCGAGGGTTCTGACGCCGACGATGGCGACGTTTTCCTCACGCAATCCGTCCGCCCTGGCCCAGTCCATCTCCTCGAATGCACCGCGACCCAGCAATGCCGCAAGCGGCATCCCATGGACGTTCCCGGATGGGGACGTACTCGGCGTGTTGAAGTCGCCGTGAGCATCGAACCAGACTGCGCCGATCGATGAACTGCGAGCGGCTCCGTTGACAGTCCCGATCGCCACCGAGTGGTCGCCACCGAGCAGGAGGGGTACCTCGTCGCTCTCGATCGCGTCTTCTACCTCCCGTTCGATACGCTCGCAGACGTCCCGCGTCTCGTCGAGATGCCGCGCGTTCGCGTCAGTGGGATGCGCGCCCTGCTCGGCGGTCCGGGCGACAAAGAGGTCCCCGACGTCGGTTGTCTGTCGACCCGATTCGTCGAGACGCTCCCCGAGTCCCGCGTACCTGATCGCCGATGGTCCCATATCGACGCCGCGCCTGTTGGTCCCGTAGTCCGTCGGCGCGCCAATGATCCGAACGGTACGTTGCATACACGGGGCTACACATACCGACAGTATAGTTGTGCGGTGTAGTGATACAATTGAGACATCTAATACTGGACCGAACGACGGTAGATATACAAGTTAGCCGGGGCTAATTCCCATCACGATGATGCTCAGCGACGTCATGGAAGATTATCTGAAGGTGATCTATCACCTGGAACAGAACCGAGAGGGGCGGATCAAGACCTCGGAGATCGCTGAGTATCTCGACGTCACGTCGCCAACGGTCACCAGCATGATCGACAAACTCGAAGAGCGAGGATTGGTCGATCGGGAGAAGTACAAGGGGGTCGTGCTGAGCGAGGACGGCGAGCGTGTTGCACTCGAAGTGGTCCGTCATCATCGGCTCCTCGAAGCATATCTCACCGAACGACTGGATTACGACTGGAGCGAAGTCCACGAGGAGGCGGATCGACTCGAACACCACATCAGCGAGAAGTTCGAGGAACGTGTCGTCGAAGCGCTCGGCGATCCAGAGGTCGATCCCCACGGTGATCCGATCCCCAACGCGGAACTCGACCCGCCAGTCGAGGGTGCGGGCGATCGGCTCACGGAGTTCGATGAAGGCGATCGCGTCATCGTCGACCGCATCAGCGATCAGGATCCGGCCGTGCTGCAGTACCTGTCAGATCATAGTATCGACCCCGGCGTCGAGCTAGAGATCGACGAAGTCGCACCGTTCGGAATGGTTACCGTACAGGTCGCCGACGAGACCGTATCACTACCGGAGCGGATCGCAGCGCATGTTGAGGTAGATACACTGTCCGCGACACGACCGACGAACTGAGCTGCATGTGGGGGATGGACAAACTTTACGGAATACGTCGGATTGCTATCCGTTCGCTAGGGTTTGATGGTCAAGCGACTTGCTTCGAAAGGAAAACGGCCCTATTCGCCGCATTTAAGAGGATCTGTTTCGAATAATCCAGTATGTCATCGATTGAGCTGACTCCCAGCCAGAAAACGATCCTCACGGCGCTGATCAATCTCCACGGGGAGGCCGAAGACGCAGTCAAGGGCGAAGACATCGCAGAAGAAGTAGACCGGAACCCGGGAACGATCCGTAACCAGATGCAGAGCCTGAAAGCGCTCCAGCTGGTCGAGGGCGTGCCCGGACCGAAAGGCGGTTACAAACCGACTGCGACCGCCTTCGAAGCGCTCGACATCCAGCGAATGGATGAACCAGCATCGGTGCCGCTCGCTCATGAGGGCGAACCGGTCAAAGACGCTAACATCAGCGAAATTAACCTCAGTAGCGTTCACCACCCCGAACTCTGCCGAGCAGAGATCCATCTGCAGGGGTCCTCGCGCGATATTCACGAAGGTGACGACGTCACCGTCGGCCCGACGCCGCTCTCGAAGCTACTGATCGAGGGGACCGTCGACGGCAAGGACGACACCAATAACATTCTGATCCTTCAGCTAAACGAGATGGTTGCACCGGCCGAAGAGCCCCAGCACTAGAGTCGTCTCTTTCCTGTATTTTTGTCGCAGCTACCGTGTGGTATACCCTCACTACCCGATATCCGATCCAAAGCCTTTGTATCGGAGGGTTGCTGAGTAGGAGCCATGACGGACACGGTCGTTGTACTCGGTGCTGGCTACGCGGGTGCTGGCGCGATACAACAACTCGAAGAAGAACTGAGTGGCACTGCCGATATCGTCTGGATCTCGAACACCGATTATCATCTAGTTCTACACGAATCCCACCGCTGTATTCGTAATCCAGAAGTACAGGAAAGCATCAAGATCCCGATCGAGGAGATCAAATCGTCGGGGACGACGTTCATCGAAGACGAAGTCGTCGGTATGGACGTTGACGACCGCGTGATCGAACTGGCAGAGAGCGATCCAGTCGAGTACGATTACACACTCGTCGCCCTCGGCAGCCAGACGGCGTACTACGGGATTCCCGGTCTCGAGGAGCAGTCGCTCACCCTGAAAAGTCTCGATGAAGCCCTGACGATCCACGAGCGAGTGAAGGAAGCAGCAGAGAACGCGACACGAAGCGACCCTGCACACGTCGTCGTGGGCGGTGCTGGCCTCTCGGGCATCCAGACTGCAGGCGAAGTCGCAGAGTTCCGCGATATCCACAACGCACCGATCGAGATCTCGCTCGTCGAGGCGCTCGAAGAGATCTTCCCGTCGGGATCGGATGGGATCCAGCAGGCGCTCCGCGAGGAGCTCGAGGACGCTGGCGTCGAGATCCTGACGAACGATCCGATCACGGAAGCCGACGAGTCGACGATCCACTTTGACGACCGTGATCCGGTCGAGTACGACGTGTTCGTCTGGACTGGCGGTATCACCGGCCGTGACGCACTCGAAAGCGCCGATGTGGAGAAAGAGCACAACCGCGTCAACGCCGAGTCGACGTTCGAGACGAGCGACGAGCGGGTGTTCGCTATCGGCGACAGCGCGATTATCGACCAGGGTCAGATGCCCGCTCCCCCAACCGCACAGGCTGCCTGGCAGGCGGCGGAAGTCGCCGGGAAGAACATCGCCCGTGCGATCGAGAACCGACCGCTGAAGACCTGGACACACAAGGACAAGGGAACAGTTATTTCGATCGGCGAGGACGCCGTCGCGAGTGACGTGATGTTCATGCCGATCGAGACGTTCGGCTCCGTCCCGGCCCAGACGCTCAAGAAGTTCATCGCCGCCCGCTGGATCGCTGACCTGACCTCCTGGTCGCGCGCGAAAGAAGCCTGGAGCGACCTCTAGAGCCCGAACCGACCTACAGCGACAGCCCCGCGTGCCACCGATCGACCCCCTGCTCGGCTTTGATCTCATCCATCCTCTGTAGTAGTTTGACCGCCAGCGACGCCGTCTCGGCTGCCTTGCGTTCACCCTCCGTTCTGAACTCGCCGGTCTCCCGATTCGCGTAGACGGTACAGACCGCGCCTGCCCTGAGCCCGTACACGCTCGCCAGCGTCAGGATTGCGCTGGCTTCCATCTCGATGTTGGCGACGTTTGCCTCACGCAACTCGTCGACGAGGCGGTCGCTGCCTGCGGCCTCGAAGCCGTCGAAGCCGGGGCGTCCCTGCCCAGCGTAGAAACTATCGGCGCTCATCGTCACGCCGGTGTGGTACTCGTGGCCCAGTCTCTCCGCGGCGGCGATCAGTGCCGAAACGACCTCGTGATCCGCAGCGGCCGGGTAGTCCTCGCGGACGTACTCATCGCTCGTGCCCTCCTGTCTGACCGCGCCAGTCGTAATGATCAGGTCGCCAACCGACATCTCGGGCTGGAGCGCGCCACACGAGCCGACACGAATGAACGTCTCCACGCCGGTTCGCGCTAGCTCTTCGACAGCGATTGCGGCCGATGGTGAGCCGATCCCGGTCGAGGTGACGCTGATCGGTGCACCGTCGTAGGTTCCGGTCTCGGTGACGTACTCGCGATGGCGGCCGACCTCCTCGCTGTCCTCCCAGAGAGCCGTTATTTTTGAGACGCGCTCGGGGTTACCCGGGAGCAAGACAGCGTCGGCGACATCGCCGGGCCCGACTTCGAGGTGGTACTGGAGTTCGTCGTTTGGGTCCTCGC
This DNA window, taken from Natranaeroarchaeum aerophilus, encodes the following:
- the gyrB gene encoding DNA topoisomerase (ATP-hydrolyzing) subunit B encodes the protein MSEETEYGAGQIQVLEGLQAVQKRPAMYIGSTDSRGLHHLVYEVVDNSIDEALAGHCDSITVTIHDDDSVSISDDGRGIPVDTHEKHDRPALEVIMTVLHAGGKFDNKSYQVSGGLHGVGVSVVNALSKWLEVEVRRDGAVWKQRFDHGEPEYGVERVRDLEPDEETGTEIRFWPDDEIFETGEFEYSTLANRLRELAFLNSGVEISLQDDRDGEEDTFRYEGGIKEFVEYLNETKTRLHEEVIYFEAEEDDIQVEVAMQATDELQGSIHAFANNINTREGGTHLTGFKTALTRVVNDYAKSNDLLKDLDENLKGEDIREGLTAVVSIKHPDPQFEGQTKTKLGNSEVRGIVEGTMHDGLGTFFEENPDIATAVVSKAVEAAKARKAAKKAEELTRRKSALDSTALPGKLADCQTRDPSESELFIVEGDSAGGCFTGDTEVALASGRSISFEQLVEEYENGQRHYCYTVEDDGTIGIGRVEHPRITKEDAELVEVTLDNGESIRCTPDHEFMLRDGSYCEAAELDAGQSLMPLYRKTSDTAEENITIDGYEMVKQPAMRGFWEFTHLLADRYNLENGTYSPDDGDHKHHVDFDKRNNRPDNIERLPRDEHIELHREHAAETLHTDEVWEKLRELRQSEEFREMMSERMQRDETVEILREQAKKQWEDDEYKAYMMDAWQEYYENNPGYRERVRQRLTEEAQKYWSDEQNRKEQSERVEKYYENNPGAVKKRRKEALEQWNDEELLEWRSKKTEEQWTEEFREERMEAYNETYYENTIPFMKEVLETSGSLENYDELRREEDDPNLLTKATTIEKFFEDESAMIEAVESHNHTVHSVERLDRTEDVYDIEVPGTHNFALESGVFVHNSAKQGRNPEFQAILPLGGKILNVEKHRLDRILENDEIRNMITAIGAGIGDEFDIEESRYEKIVLMVDADVDGAHIRTLLLTLFYRHLKPLLEAGYVYAAQPPLYRIRYNGNTYDAMTEAEREEIVEEKCNGNPTQVQRFKGLGEMNPKQLWATTMNPENRVLKQINIEDAAAADKMFSVLMGDAVEPRKEFIKEHAPEAEWVDI
- the gyrA gene encoding DNA gyrase subunit A encodes the protein MSSDVPDPTDVDAARVEHVRVEDEMEQSYIDYAMSVIAGRALPDVRDGLKPVHRRILYAMNEMGVTSRSSHRKSSSVVGETMGDYHPHGDKAIYDTLVRLSQDFSMRHPLVDGQGNFGSMDGDPAAAMRYTEARMGPLAEELLEDIDRDTVDFQANYDDRLTEPEVLPSAFPNLLVNGSSGIAVGMSTNIPPHNLGEVIDATVELIDNPDVGIDGLMDHIKGPDFPTGANIVGRDAIYSAYSTGRGRIRVRAEMELEETETGRDRIVVTEIPFQENKARMVERIAEDINEGKIEGVSDLRDESDRNGVRVVIECKRGANVELVKNQLLESHLERTFGVINLALVDGQPRVLTLKETLEEYVEHRKEVVRRRSEYDLAEAEDRAHILEGRLHALEHVDDVVEAIQDSEDRDAAKTRLREDFEFSEEQAEHVVRMQLGSLTSLESEEIEQEYKSVQATIERLETILGDESELLSVIKEELLEIKDEYANDRRTKIIEDVGTVTHEDLIAEEEVVVVITEDDYVKRMPAANFDPQGRGGKGIIGADVKAEDRVSKVFRANTHDYLLCFTNHGQVYQLKTYEIPEMGRTARGKSAINLINLDDGEEITAVVATDEFESDECVTMATRDGYVKRTAATEFENVLSTGIIAANLEDGDELVDVAVTDDSKDIVLATEGGMTIRFDVSDVRQMGRNTRGVGGIKLQDGDRVAGMVATDEDDENALLTVTQNGYGKRTPLSEYRCQSRYGKGLIDIKTGERNGPVTTVKSVSEDDHLALMSERGQIMRIPAADISEVGRNTMGVTVMDVDEGDAVASVDVLPAADNQ
- the rocF gene encoding arginase, which produces MQRTVRIIGAPTDYGTNRRGVDMGPSAIRYAGLGERLDESGRQTTDVGDLFVARTAEQGAHPTDANARHLDETRDVCERIEREVEDAIESDEVPLLLGGDHSVAIGTVNGAARSSSIGAVWFDAHGDFNTPSTSPSGNVHGMPLAALLGRGAFEEMDWARADGLREENVAIVGVRTLDEHEREQLRESDITVFTMSEIDTRGLTDVVADALATATDGVDGFHVSLDMDWLDPQIAPGVGTPVRGGATYREAHAAMEQVAEQDDASLRSIEVVEANPILDEQNETAELATELVTSALGKRIY
- a CDS encoding metal-dependent transcriptional regulator, coding for MMLSDVMEDYLKVIYHLEQNREGRIKTSEIAEYLDVTSPTVTSMIDKLEERGLVDREKYKGVVLSEDGERVALEVVRHHRLLEAYLTERLDYDWSEVHEEADRLEHHISEKFEERVVEALGDPEVDPHGDPIPNAELDPPVEGAGDRLTEFDEGDRVIVDRISDQDPAVLQYLSDHSIDPGVELEIDEVAPFGMVTVQVADETVSLPERIAAHVEVDTLSATRPTN
- a CDS encoding Rrf2 family transcriptional regulator, coding for MSSIELTPSQKTILTALINLHGEAEDAVKGEDIAEEVDRNPGTIRNQMQSLKALQLVEGVPGPKGGYKPTATAFEALDIQRMDEPASVPLAHEGEPVKDANISEINLSSVHHPELCRAEIHLQGSSRDIHEGDDVTVGPTPLSKLLIEGTVDGKDDTNNILILQLNEMVAPAEEPQH
- a CDS encoding NAD(P)/FAD-dependent oxidoreductase, translating into MTDTVVVLGAGYAGAGAIQQLEEELSGTADIVWISNTDYHLVLHESHRCIRNPEVQESIKIPIEEIKSSGTTFIEDEVVGMDVDDRVIELAESDPVEYDYTLVALGSQTAYYGIPGLEEQSLTLKSLDEALTIHERVKEAAENATRSDPAHVVVGGAGLSGIQTAGEVAEFRDIHNAPIEISLVEALEEIFPSGSDGIQQALREELEDAGVEILTNDPITEADESTIHFDDRDPVEYDVFVWTGGITGRDALESADVEKEHNRVNAESTFETSDERVFAIGDSAIIDQGQMPAPPTAQAAWQAAEVAGKNIARAIENRPLKTWTHKDKGTVISIGEDAVASDVMFMPIETFGSVPAQTLKKFIAARWIADLTSWSRAKEAWSDL
- a CDS encoding nucleoside phosphorylase, with translation MTDNSRDHADGDTDVPDDSEDPNDELQYHLEVGPGDVADAVLLPGNPERVSKITALWEDSEEVGRHREYVTETGTYDGAPISVTSTGIGSPSAAIAVEELARTGVETFIRVGSCGALQPEMSVGDLIITTGAVRQEGTSDEYVREDYPAAADHEVVSALIAAAERLGHEYHTGVTMSADSFYAGQGRPGFDGFEAAGSDRLVDELREANVANIEMEASAILTLASVYGLRAGAVCTVYANRETGEFRTEGERKAAETASLAVKLLQRMDEIKAEQGVDRWHAGLSL